The following proteins are co-located in the Pyrococcus abyssi GE5 genome:
- a CDS encoding putative toxin-antitoxin system toxin component, PIN family → MKLVMDTNVVLAALIRPEGLGGLLISLLDKQHFTNYTSPEALEELQAKIALLAEEGKLNNAWPRVLANFLYGTEIVEPREKFNICHDEDDNKWLDIAYAAKAYVILTWDKDLLSLRGLNKTLRLKDHIVRILKPVEFIKEELRKEC, encoded by the coding sequence ATGAAACTCGTTATGGACACCAACGTTGTCTTAGCCGCCCTCATACGGCCAGAAGGCCTTGGGGGCCTACTAATAAGTTTATTAGATAAACAGCACTTCACGAACTACACAAGTCCAGAGGCTCTCGAAGAGCTCCAAGCAAAGATTGCCTTACTAGCAGAGGAAGGAAAACTGAACAATGCTTGGCCTCGGGTTCTTGCAAACTTCCTATACGGGACGGAAATAGTAGAACCAAGGGAAAAGTTCAACATCTGCCATGATGAAGATGATAACAAGTGGCTGGACATAGCTTATGCGGCAAAGGCTTACGTGATCCTCACATGGGATAAAGACCTCTTAAGCTTAAGAGGCTTAAACAAGACCCTAAGGCTCAAAGACCACATCGTCAGAATCCTAAAACCAGTCGAATTCATAAAAGAAGAGCTGAGAAAAGAATGCTAA
- a CDS encoding ribbon-helix-helix domain-containing protein, translated as MITMAQAVEAPVSVRLPKYIIRKIDELVEKGEFKSRSDFIKYAVTLALGQIMMEQARELARKITPEEAQVRSKEALQKLLAAEIDEWPEEDIKELLEDIDKKWKKLKGARK; from the coding sequence GTGATAACTATGGCTCAAGCCGTTGAGGCTCCCGTCTCCGTGAGACTTCCAAAGTACATCATAAGGAAAATAGATGAGCTTGTGGAGAAAGGTGAGTTTAAAAGCCGCTCTGACTTCATCAAATATGCCGTAACCCTAGCCCTCGGTCAGATAATGATGGAACAGGCGAGAGAGCTTGCGAGAAAAATAACTCCAGAGGAAGCCCAAGTCCGCTCGAAGGAAGCACTTCAAAAGCTTTTGGCGGCCGAAATAGACGAGTGGCCGGAAGAAGACATCAAAGAGCTCCTAGAGGATATTGACAAGAAATGGAAGAAGCTCAAAGGTGCCAGGAAATGA
- a CDS encoding NTP transferase domain-containing protein, translating into MIIIMAGGRSSRMGKEKPVLKVGDKPMILRVYEEAEKVGETVVALSKNTPKTRELCLKEGIPFIETPGEGYVKDTQWLLSELGPFISVSADLPFVKSSDIYSILRAFSGEESLTGVLPLKLVPKDLHPVVYRGYAIVGLNGVGIEGEKFFEFRNPLLALNVNTPEELKLARRIAELVER; encoded by the coding sequence ATGATAATCATAATGGCTGGCGGAAGGTCAAGTAGGATGGGAAAAGAAAAGCCCGTCCTTAAGGTTGGGGACAAGCCAATGATCCTTAGGGTTTACGAAGAGGCCGAAAAAGTTGGGGAAACTGTTGTAGCTCTATCCAAGAATACTCCTAAGACTAGGGAACTATGCTTAAAGGAAGGGATTCCTTTCATTGAGACTCCTGGGGAAGGATACGTCAAGGACACTCAATGGCTTTTGAGTGAACTGGGGCCGTTCATTAGCGTTTCCGCCGATTTACCCTTCGTCAAGTCATCTGACATATATTCAATTCTAAGGGCTTTCTCAGGTGAGGAAAGCCTTACGGGCGTTCTTCCCCTTAAGCTAGTTCCTAAAGACTTGCATCCCGTAGTTTATAGGGGATACGCGATAGTAGGATTGAATGGAGTTGGGATTGAAGGGGAGAAGTTTTTTGAATTTAGGAATCCTCTGTTAGCTCTTAATGTGAACACACCCGAGGAGTTAAAGCTTGCAAGGAGAATAGCGGAGCTCGTGGAAAGATAA
- a CDS encoding nucleotidyl transferase AbiEii/AbiGii toxin family protein — protein MRTSGAPLKIKIDLTKNENELILLPLKKKRILHPYSDSDECNANIIVYSLEEIFAEKIRSLFQRTRPRDLYDVWKLKDMVKMDTVINILPDKFRIKNVHPNLKSLKEREDYYKVAWQRSLVHQINPLPKFEKVWNDVLEFLEELF, from the coding sequence GTGAGAACATCGGGAGCTCCATTAAAGATTAAAATTGATCTCACCAAAAACGAAAACGAACTAATTTTGCTTCCATTGAAAAAGAAGAGAATTCTGCATCCCTATTCTGATTCTGATGAATGCAATGCCAACATAATAGTTTATTCTCTTGAAGAAATATTTGCTGAGAAAATTCGCTCTCTCTTTCAAAGAACGAGACCAAGGGATTTGTATGATGTTTGGAAACTGAAGGATATGGTTAAAATGGACACCGTTATTAATATCCTCCCAGACAAGTTCAGAATTAAAAATGTCCACCCCAATTTAAAAAGCCTTAAAGAGCGCGAGGATTATTATAAGGTGGCTTGGCAGAGGAGTTTAGTTCATCAGATAAACCCACTTCCAAAATTCGAAAAAGTTTGGAATGACGTTCTGGAGTTCTTAGAGGAATTGTTTTAA
- a CDS encoding nucleotidyl transferase AbiEii/AbiGii toxin family protein translates to MISIFEIKTIARKNGVPESTVERDYAQNWLLFGLSKTSLKMALKGGTGIRKVYIENYRFSDDLDFTLLKGYSKETILNKLAKSVKIAKMTT, encoded by the coding sequence ATGATCTCGATATTTGAAATCAAAACTATCGCTAGAAAAAATGGAGTTCCCGAGAGTACTGTAGAGAGAGACTATGCTCAGAACTGGCTTCTATTTGGCTTATCTAAGACATCTCTTAAAATGGCATTAAAAGGTGGAACTGGAATAAGGAAAGTTTACATTGAAAATTATAGATTTTCCGATGATCTTGATTTTACGCTCCTAAAGGGATATAGCAAGGAAACGATACTGAATAAATTAGCAAAGAGCGTTAAAATTGCCAAGATGACAACTTAA
- a CDS encoding type IV toxin-antitoxin system AbiEi family antitoxin domain-containing protein, with protein sequence MRIELLKKLARKKIFTIEEVAEISGVKKSSLRVLLSRLEKRGLIERIERGKYVVIPLEAERSEYTLHEFIIGSQLVQPSAIAYWSALNYYGFTEQIPSTVFIQTTARKKKRELTIFGVKYKIVRIKPEKFFGIKRTWIEEFQVPITDREKTIVDCLDKPRYCGGIVEVAKAFKNKNEFDLEKLRRYALRMGNSAVIRRLGYLCDYFDIPIDLQKPKTRNYILLDPTMPRRGCVDGKWKVIVNIELEELE encoded by the coding sequence ATGAGAATCGAATTGCTCAAGAAACTCGCAAGGAAGAAAATTTTTACAATAGAGGAAGTTGCTGAAATATCTGGAGTTAAGAAAAGCAGTCTAAGGGTTCTTCTAAGTAGACTCGAAAAAAGAGGTTTAATTGAGAGAATTGAAAGGGGGAAGTATGTTGTTATCCCACTTGAAGCTGAGAGAAGTGAATACACACTTCATGAATTTATAATTGGGTCACAACTCGTGCAACCGTCCGCTATAGCGTACTGGTCAGCTCTTAATTATTATGGCTTCACAGAGCAAATTCCTAGTACTGTATTTATTCAAACAACGGCGAGAAAGAAGAAGCGAGAGTTGACGATCTTTGGAGTTAAGTATAAAATTGTAAGAATAAAGCCTGAAAAATTTTTTGGAATTAAAAGGACTTGGATTGAAGAGTTTCAAGTTCCCATAACAGATAGGGAGAAGACTATAGTAGATTGCCTGGATAAGCCCAGGTATTGTGGGGGGATAGTTGAAGTTGCCAAGGCTTTTAAGAATAAAAATGAATTCGATCTAGAAAAGCTCAGAAGATATGCATTGAGGATGGGTAACTCTGCTGTTATACGGAGACTTGGTTATCTCTGTGATTATTTCGATATACCAATAGATTTACAAAAACCAAAGACCAGAAATTATATCCTTCTAGATCCGACAATGCCTAGAAGGGGATGTGTTGATGGCAAATGGAAAGTTATTGTTAATATTGAACTGGAGGAGTTAGAATGA
- the cobS gene encoding adenosylcobinamide-GDP ribazoletransferase, protein MRNILPFLTRIPVKGDFEKARNELWAFPLVSLVSSIIPIAILYLRIPLANVLALLSLYFVIGLLHLDGLADWADGIMVKGDRERKIKAMKDLNTGIAGVFAVVVVLFLQVYSLSMLPFYAIYIAELNSKFSMLLGLATKKPLGQGLGAYFMEGMNGRQLAIGVVLYVLLYLPVVIYDPSALFGVMGLVFAWYVIRLSLENFGGINGDCLGAMAEITRAGTLVILSFSLCFTT, encoded by the coding sequence GTGAGGAACATTCTACCATTTCTTACTAGAATTCCAGTCAAAGGAGATTTCGAGAAAGCTAGAAATGAGTTGTGGGCGTTTCCTTTAGTTTCCCTGGTAAGCTCGATTATTCCTATAGCTATACTTTACCTAAGAATACCACTTGCCAACGTCCTAGCTTTATTGTCCCTTTATTTCGTAATAGGACTCCTGCACTTGGATGGGTTAGCTGACTGGGCGGATGGAATAATGGTAAAGGGGGACAGGGAGAGGAAGATAAAGGCGATGAAGGATTTAAATACTGGGATAGCTGGTGTATTTGCCGTTGTGGTCGTTCTTTTCCTTCAAGTGTATTCCCTCTCCATGCTTCCATTTTACGCCATCTACATCGCGGAGCTTAACTCTAAGTTCTCGATGCTTCTAGGGTTAGCGACGAAGAAGCCTCTCGGTCAAGGGCTTGGGGCTTACTTCATGGAGGGGATGAACGGGAGACAGCTCGCAATTGGAGTAGTACTTTACGTGCTCCTATATCTCCCTGTCGTTATTTACGATCCATCGGCTCTCTTTGGTGTCATGGGGTTGGTATTCGCTTGGTACGTGATAAGGCTCTCGCTTGAGAACTTTGGTGGGATAAATGGGGACTGTCTTGGGGCTATGGCGGAGATAACGAGGGCTGGAACTCTCGTGATTTTAAGCTTTAGCCTTTGTTTCACAACCTGA
- the cobZ gene encoding alpha-ribazole phosphatase CobZ encodes MNAEEIIGKLEGYGVTLESMLETAMELYLGDDEKRENVKERLKRIMLHYLNDVNVQALLSAALLLEERFEAEVEGDPVNLVADELIGIDIAEYIGGKMGLFNFFYYDTRKPGILAKLPPFLDDAVGGFIAGCMTRLFEGDQSE; translated from the coding sequence ATGAACGCCGAGGAAATCATAGGGAAATTAGAGGGCTACGGCGTCACATTAGAGAGCATGCTCGAGACGGCCATGGAGCTCTACCTGGGAGATGATGAGAAGAGGGAGAACGTTAAGGAGAGGCTGAAAAGGATAATGCTCCACTATCTCAACGATGTGAACGTTCAAGCCCTTTTAAGCGCGGCACTTCTCTTGGAGGAGAGGTTTGAAGCTGAAGTTGAAGGTGATCCAGTGAATCTAGTGGCCGATGAGCTCATTGGAATAGACATAGCGGAGTACATAGGTGGAAAGATGGGGCTCTTCAACTTCTTCTACTACGACACCAGAAAGCCAGGGATTTTAGCAAAGTTACCTCCCTTCTTGGACGATGCTGTCGGAGGATTTATAGCAGGTTGTATGACAAGGCTATTTGAAGGTGATCAAAGTGAGTGA
- the cbiB gene encoding adenosylcobinamide-phosphate synthase CbiB, with protein MNPLILLGLALIWDLLLGEPPAKIHPVVWFGKIAGFLDNRWRRRGKIGFLAGAFVTFIIVALAFFLSLIPSYLTFPLDYLLAIYLLKSSFAIRSLYEHVARTVTEDIEEKRKTVSMIVSRDVKVLDLAHLNSAAIESLAENLNDSVVAPLFYFMLFGLPGAMVYRAVNTLDAMFGYRDERYEYFGKFPARLDDILNFIPARLTVLLYLPFGVKVLKYYKLARFKINSDKPIAAMSAVLGVWLEKPGAYRFPGREPRDEDIKRALDVYKLVVAEYLSIVFVLKVVQLCLNP; from the coding sequence ATGAACCCTCTAATTCTCCTGGGTCTAGCGCTCATATGGGATCTCCTCCTGGGCGAGCCTCCAGCAAAGATTCATCCCGTGGTGTGGTTCGGGAAAATTGCTGGATTTCTCGATAATAGATGGAGGAGGAGAGGTAAAATAGGTTTCCTAGCTGGAGCATTTGTAACCTTTATTATTGTAGCATTAGCATTCTTTCTCTCCTTAATCCCCTCGTATCTCACCTTCCCTCTGGATTACCTCTTGGCGATTTACCTCCTCAAGAGTTCCTTCGCGATAAGAAGCCTATACGAGCACGTTGCCAGAACTGTGACGGAGGATATTGAGGAGAAGAGGAAAACCGTCTCGATGATAGTGAGCAGGGATGTTAAGGTGTTAGATCTAGCTCATCTAAACTCCGCAGCTATAGAAAGCTTAGCCGAGAACCTTAACGACAGCGTTGTAGCACCGCTCTTTTATTTCATGCTGTTCGGTCTCCCAGGAGCTATGGTTTACAGAGCTGTTAATACGCTCGACGCGATGTTCGGGTATAGAGACGAGCGCTATGAATACTTCGGAAAGTTTCCGGCTAGATTGGACGATATCTTAAACTTCATTCCAGCCCGCCTAACGGTACTCCTTTACTTGCCCTTCGGAGTTAAAGTCTTGAAGTACTACAAGCTCGCAAGGTTCAAGATAAACTCCGACAAACCGATCGCGGCAATGAGCGCTGTACTAGGCGTTTGGCTGGAGAAACCGGGAGCTTACCGCTTTCCTGGGAGGGAACCCAGGGATGAAGATATTAAGAGGGCCCTCGATGTTTATAAGTTGGTGGTTGCTGAGTACCTTTCAATTGTATTCGTATTGAAGGTGGTTCAACTATGCTTAAACCCGTGA
- a CDS encoding aminotransferase class I/II-fold pyridoxal phosphate-dependent enzyme yields MLKPVRFSTHHGGARRNEIKLIDFSASVNPYPPEWVDEMFKRAREISFSYPYYEELEDELSELLNEEITITAGITEGLYLLGILALRGRKVIIPRHTYGEYERVARIFNAKIIKGSNEPEKLAELVENNSVVFFCNPNNPDGRYYTPRELKPLIDAVEDRKALLVLDEAFIDFVKDAKSPEGENIVKLRTFTKSYGLPGIRVGYIIGFRDAFRSVRMPWSIGSTGVAFLEFLIEDNFEHLRKTMPLIWQEKERIEKALNVKSDANFFIKYVGDAKKAVEELKKRGILVRDCTSFGLPGYIRFSVRRAEENERLVQALKDLSPELLAPVH; encoded by the coding sequence ATGCTTAAACCCGTGAGGTTTTCAACTCATCACGGGGGAGCTAGAAGAAATGAAATTAAGCTGATAGATTTCTCAGCCTCTGTCAATCCTTATCCGCCCGAATGGGTTGATGAGATGTTCAAGAGAGCCCGGGAGATAAGCTTCAGCTATCCATACTATGAGGAGCTTGAAGATGAGCTTTCAGAGCTTTTGAACGAGGAAATCACTATAACCGCTGGGATAACCGAGGGGTTATACCTACTAGGAATACTCGCGCTCCGGGGAAGGAAGGTGATAATCCCTAGGCACACCTATGGCGAGTACGAGAGGGTTGCAAGGATCTTCAACGCTAAGATAATTAAGGGATCGAATGAACCAGAGAAGTTGGCTGAGCTCGTCGAGAATAATTCAGTTGTCTTCTTCTGCAACCCGAACAATCCAGATGGAAGGTACTACACGCCAAGGGAATTGAAGCCGCTCATCGATGCGGTCGAAGATAGGAAAGCACTCCTAGTCCTAGATGAGGCATTCATCGACTTCGTCAAGGATGCAAAGAGCCCAGAAGGAGAGAATATCGTGAAGCTCAGAACTTTCACGAAGAGCTACGGCTTACCTGGGATAAGGGTTGGTTACATAATAGGATTTAGGGATGCATTTAGGAGCGTTAGAATGCCCTGGAGCATAGGCTCAACCGGAGTAGCTTTCCTCGAGTTCCTAATCGAGGATAACTTCGAGCACTTAAGGAAGACGATGCCTCTAATCTGGCAAGAGAAGGAAAGGATTGAAAAAGCGCTTAACGTCAAAAGCGATGCGAACTTCTTCATTAAATACGTTGGAGATGCCAAAAAAGCCGTCGAGGAGCTTAAAAAGAGGGGAATTTTAGTTAGGGATTGCACGAGCTTCGGCTTACCTGGATACATAAGATTCTCAGTTAGAAGGGCAGAAGAAAATGAAAGGTTAGTTCAAGCGTTAAAAGATTTAAGCCCCGAACTTCTCGCTCCTGTTCATTAG
- a CDS encoding 2,3-bisphosphoglycerate-independent phosphoglycerate mutase, translating to MQRKGILIILDGLGDRPIKELGGLTPLEYANTPNMDKLAKIGILGQQDPIKPGQPAGSDTAHLSIFGYDPYKTYRGRGFFEALGVGLDLDEDDLAFRVNFATLKDGIVVDRRAGRISTEEAHELAKAIQEEVDVGVDFIFKGATGHRAVLVLKGMADGYRVGDNDPHVEGKPPHKFSWEDEESKKVAEILEEFVKKAHEVLERHPINEKRRREGKPVANYLLIRGAGTYPNIPMKFTEQWKVKAAAVIAVALVKGVARAIGFDVYTPEGATGEYNTNEMAKAKKVVELLKDYDFVFLHFKPTDAAGHDNKPKLKAELIERADKMIGYIIDNIDLESTVIAITGDHSTPCEVKNHSGDPVPLLIAGGGVRTDHTERFGEREAMKGGLGRIRGHDIVPIMMDLMNRSEKFGA from the coding sequence ATGCAGAGGAAAGGAATTCTAATTATCTTGGACGGTTTGGGGGATAGGCCAATTAAAGAACTGGGCGGATTAACGCCTTTGGAATACGCGAACACGCCAAATATGGACAAGCTCGCTAAAATTGGGATTCTAGGCCAACAAGACCCAATAAAACCCGGCCAGCCAGCTGGAAGCGACACGGCGCATCTGAGCATATTCGGCTATGATCCCTATAAGACGTACAGGGGAAGGGGGTTCTTCGAGGCTTTGGGAGTTGGGTTGGATTTAGATGAGGATGACTTGGCTTTCAGGGTTAACTTCGCAACTTTGAAGGATGGAATAGTAGTTGACAGGAGGGCTGGAAGGATAAGCACCGAGGAAGCCCACGAGCTCGCAAAGGCCATTCAGGAGGAAGTTGACGTTGGAGTTGATTTCATCTTCAAGGGAGCAACCGGTCATAGGGCTGTCCTAGTTCTCAAAGGTATGGCCGATGGGTATAGGGTTGGGGATAATGACCCCCACGTCGAGGGGAAGCCTCCCCACAAGTTCTCTTGGGAGGACGAAGAAAGTAAAAAGGTCGCTGAGATACTTGAGGAATTCGTGAAAAAAGCTCACGAGGTTCTTGAGAGGCATCCCATAAATGAGAAGAGGAGAAGAGAGGGGAAGCCAGTAGCTAATTACTTACTCATAAGGGGAGCCGGAACTTATCCAAACATTCCAATGAAGTTCACGGAGCAATGGAAAGTTAAGGCTGCAGCTGTCATTGCCGTAGCCCTCGTCAAGGGGGTTGCAAGGGCCATAGGTTTTGACGTTTACACCCCAGAGGGAGCAACTGGAGAGTACAACACTAACGAGATGGCCAAGGCTAAGAAGGTCGTTGAGCTCTTGAAGGATTACGACTTCGTGTTCCTCCACTTCAAGCCAACCGATGCCGCTGGTCACGATAATAAGCCAAAACTTAAGGCCGAGCTAATAGAAAGGGCCGACAAGATGATAGGTTATATAATAGATAACATTGACCTCGAGAGCACTGTGATAGCTATTACGGGTGATCATTCAACCCCCTGCGAAGTTAAGAACCACAGCGGAGACCCAGTTCCCTTATTGATAGCAGGCGGTGGCGTTAGAACTGACCATACGGAGAGGTTCGGCGAGAGAGAAGCAATGAAGGGTGGCCTAGGAAGGATAAGGGGGCACGACATAGTTCCCATAATGATGGACCTAATGAACAGGAGCGAGAAGTTCGGGGCTTAA
- a CDS encoding DNA cytosine methyltransferase: MKVLDLFAGAGGFSLGFKLVGFEIVAAIENFKPKAKTYSHNFPGVKVIAQDIKVISPDEIGDVDVIIGGPPCEPFTAINPRRKENPKDRLYRDPIGRLVLEFVRFVERLKPKVFVMENVPQIMELEKYLRKEFDKAGYDIYFNVLNALDYGAPQVRRRVFISNLELKPKKIKGPRKVWDALKNIPIDAPNHDFWSPPSKIARRIPRLRWGEGAQRFGRFQNWIRLHPYKPAPTVRGNSRFVHPFEDRPLTVREQARLMGFPDDFVFLGGRNVQFDSVGEAVPPPLAKAIANFIFDVLSKERI, encoded by the coding sequence ATGAAGGTTTTAGATCTTTTCGCTGGAGCTGGAGGCTTTTCTCTCGGTTTTAAACTTGTAGGGTTTGAGATAGTAGCTGCAATTGAAAATTTCAAACCAAAGGCCAAGACTTATTCTCACAATTTTCCTGGGGTCAAGGTGATAGCCCAAGATATCAAAGTTATTAGTCCGGATGAGATAGGGGATGTCGATGTCATAATAGGAGGACCTCCCTGCGAGCCTTTCACTGCGATAAATCCCAGGAGGAAGGAGAACCCTAAGGATAGGCTTTACAGGGATCCAATAGGTAGACTCGTCTTGGAGTTCGTTAGGTTCGTGGAAAGGTTAAAGCCGAAGGTCTTCGTTATGGAGAACGTTCCTCAGATAATGGAGCTGGAGAAGTACCTTAGGAAGGAATTTGACAAAGCTGGCTACGATATTTACTTTAACGTTTTAAACGCTCTAGACTATGGAGCTCCCCAGGTTAGGAGGAGGGTGTTTATATCTAACTTGGAGCTGAAACCTAAGAAAATTAAAGGCCCCAGGAAGGTTTGGGATGCTCTAAAAAATATTCCAATTGATGCACCGAATCACGACTTCTGGAGTCCTCCCTCGAAGATAGCTAGAAGGATTCCTAGGTTGAGGTGGGGAGAAGGAGCCCAAAGGTTCGGTAGGTTTCAGAATTGGATTAGGCTGCATCCATATAAGCCGGCACCGACCGTTCGAGGGAATAGCAGGTTCGTTCATCCCTTCGAGGATAGGCCCTTAACCGTTAGAGAACAAGCTAGATTGATGGGCTTTCCAGATGATTTCGTTTTCTTAGGCGGTAGAAACGTTCAATTTGATAGCGTTGGTGAAGCCGTCCCTCCTCCGTTGGCTAAGGCTATAGCGAATTTCATATTTGACGTTTTATCAAAGGAAAGGATTTAA
- a CDS encoding DNA-directed RNA polymerase subunit L, which translates to MKIEVIKKEQDLLEFYLEGEDHTFANLLTETLRENPHVKFVAYTIEHPILMARKPRFRVVTDGKITPEKALEEAAKKIFDRAKEVLDAWEKAIKG; encoded by the coding sequence ATGAAGATAGAGGTGATCAAGAAGGAGCAGGACCTGCTTGAATTTTACCTGGAAGGTGAAGATCACACGTTCGCTAACCTGCTCACGGAAACCTTAAGAGAGAACCCACACGTCAAATTCGTGGCCTACACAATAGAGCACCCAATCTTAATGGCCAGGAAGCCGAGGTTTAGGGTCGTGACCGACGGTAAGATAACGCCAGAGAAGGCACTGGAGGAAGCCGCAAAGAAGATATTCGACAGGGCCAAGGAGGTTCTAGACGCTTGGGAGAAGGCAATAAAAGGATGA
- a CDS encoding DUF2067 family protein gives MRAKKVIVLHVRDDVEKEEFMKEVQRLNLSAFVYIHGKLNSLKVNVQGTKDEIREAIRAIREAHKRVRGRLYPDRQGLYTYYPDDIFREASANVSLQILLRTLELLGERVELKDEYLKTSMPWKEIVELVKRLSDVIAEISLQTTRQIREVVAPVSIVYNLDPEEVLEMLVDLGLAEYKEDKFKYELIKNKEQALELLLKHLEGEGDEDRGDQEGAGPA, from the coding sequence ATGAGGGCAAAGAAGGTTATAGTGCTCCACGTTAGGGATGATGTGGAGAAGGAGGAGTTCATGAAGGAAGTTCAGAGGCTAAATCTTTCGGCCTTCGTCTACATTCACGGTAAGCTGAACTCCCTAAAGGTGAACGTTCAAGGAACGAAGGATGAGATAAGGGAAGCTATAAGGGCAATTAGGGAGGCGCATAAGAGGGTGAGGGGGAGGCTTTACCCGGACAGGCAGGGACTTTACACTTACTATCCCGATGATATATTCAGGGAAGCGAGCGCAAACGTTTCCCTGCAAATCCTATTGAGAACCCTTGAGTTGCTTGGTGAGAGGGTGGAGCTAAAGGACGAGTACTTGAAGACATCGATGCCTTGGAAGGAGATAGTCGAGCTGGTGAAGAGGCTGAGCGATGTTATAGCAGAGATATCCTTGCAAACTACCAGGCAGATTAGGGAGGTCGTTGCTCCGGTTTCGATAGTTTACAACCTCGACCCTGAGGAAGTCTTGGAAATGCTCGTCGATTTGGGGCTGGCCGAGTACAAGGAAGATAAGTTTAAATATGAACTCATTAAGAACAAGGAGCAGGCCTTGGAGTTGCTACTCAAGCATCTGGAAGGTGAGGGAGATGAAGATAGAGGTGATCAAGAAGGAGCAGGACCTGCTTGA
- a CDS encoding exosome complex RNA-binding protein Csl4, with protein MEEGEERKKTIKNGDFVLPGDYLGVIEEYLPGEGVIVEDGNLYSARAGWVKINKDKVEISLEPASSVPPIPKKGDIVYARVIDVKQQAVLLRMIKIEGQENREIATSKLAGIHISQVKDGFVEDLRNEFKIGDIVRARVIADEKSPIQLTTKDPDLGVVYALCSKCRTPLVRKGNQLVCPRCGNVETRKISTLYRKVKL; from the coding sequence TTGGAGGAAGGTGAGGAGAGAAAGAAAACCATAAAAAATGGTGATTTTGTCCTTCCTGGGGATTACCTCGGGGTTATAGAGGAATATCTCCCTGGAGAGGGAGTTATAGTAGAAGACGGAAACCTCTACTCAGCAAGGGCAGGATGGGTTAAGATAAATAAAGACAAGGTAGAGATAAGCCTCGAGCCGGCATCGAGCGTTCCTCCAATACCTAAGAAAGGGGACATAGTGTATGCAAGGGTGATAGACGTTAAGCAACAGGCGGTATTGCTTAGAATGATAAAGATAGAAGGTCAGGAGAACAGGGAGATAGCCACTTCAAAGCTTGCTGGAATCCACATATCTCAAGTTAAGGACGGCTTCGTTGAGGATTTAAGGAACGAGTTCAAGATTGGGGACATAGTTAGGGCTAGGGTTATAGCGGACGAGAAGAGCCCGATTCAGTTGACGACAAAGGATCCTGACCTTGGAGTTGTATATGCCTTATGTTCTAAATGCAGAACCCCCCTCGTTAGGAAAGGAAACCAGTTGGTCTGCCCGAGGTGTGGAAACGTTGAGACGAGGAAGATATCTACGCTGTACAGGAAGGTGAAGCTATGA